In Anopheles gambiae chromosome 2, idAnoGambNW_F1_1, whole genome shotgun sequence, a single window of DNA contains:
- the LOC1274890 gene encoding general odorant-binding protein 45, which yields MGYWALGTGLQLLLLLFVLGGSELQVKAKGSLTLRSFDEMVLECAELMSIVHSKLARIRSGVMLPDEDTKCLIRCVGISGRFWNDHTGLRKELLARYFVTDPADAYNVNRTETCLQELPVLELNAEKCCGLAFESFLCYYYNYGNLRQDSVFVPLDHLQLQHVTSRCMDVHQITTEQLMSLSEGAMDANDKVHCLVRCIGLQTGVYSDREGVSIDRLYAQYGEGHCEKEFKTHAVECITKHRELAYGSPCKRAYHLLYKCFEDVRNVISAYELPDSDGN from the coding sequence ATGGGGTACTGGGCCTTGGGAACGGGGCtgcagctgttgctgctgctcttcgtGCTCGGCGGTAGTGAACTCCAGGTTAAAGCGAAGGGTAGCCTCACACTGCGTTCCTTCGACGAAATGGTACTCGAGTGTGCCGAGCTGATGTCGATCGTTCACTCCAAGCTGGCCAGGATACGATCAGGTGTGATGTTGCCGGATGAGGACACAAAGTGCTTGATTAGGTGCGTCGGTATTAGTGGACGGTTCTGGAATGACCACACGGGACTGCGCAAGGAGCTTTTGGCTCGATATTTTGTGACCGATCCAGCTGACGCTTACAATGTGAACCGCACGGAAACTTGTTTGCAGGAGCTGCCTGTTCTAGAGTTAAATGCTGAAAAGTGCTGTGGGTTAGCGTTTGAGTCCTTTCTGTGCTATTACTACAACTATGGAAACCTGCGGCAGGATAGTGTGTTCGTGCCACTCGACCatctgcagctgcagcatgTGACATCGCGTTGTATGGATGTGCATCAGATCACAACAGAGCAGCTCATGAGCCTCAGTGAAGGGGCAATGGACGCAAACGACAAAGTTCACTGTTTGGTGCGATGCATCGGACTCCAGACTGGTGTATATAGTGATCGCGAAGGTGTCAGTATCGATCGGCTCTATGCTCAGTACGGTGAAGGTCATTGTGAGAAAGAGTTCAAAACACACGCTGTCGAATGTATCACTAAGCATAGAGAACTTGCGTATGGTAGTCCCTGCAAACGGGCGTACCATTTGCTGTACAAGTGTTTCGAAGACGTGCGCAACGTTATATCGGCCTATGAGTTACCAGATTCGGATGGAAATTAG